A genomic segment from Saimiri boliviensis isolate mSaiBol1 chromosome 14, mSaiBol1.pri, whole genome shotgun sequence encodes:
- the TPRX1 gene encoding LOW QUALITY PROTEIN: tetra-peptide repeat homeobox protein 1 (The sequence of the model RefSeq protein was modified relative to this genomic sequence to represent the inferred CDS: inserted 2 bases in 1 codon; substituted 2 bases at 2 genomic stop codons): CSLSALVRRLEPWLSCSQLXPQYLGLSQTHSGRPLNQNPPRRQRQERTVYTRSQQEELEACFREKQYLTFDERQELAQKLNLREHQLQVWFKNRRAKAAREQLKKHPQSGPARRGRRAGAAPPVPATAASAPGGPEFPQGCDSWMSPQPGPSGILPAANSTTYSLHQAWGGPERGAHGGFLAALGPGPGAIPAPLLGPVSAPDQIPDWMPGHSPDPAQIPGPGPIFSSGQMPSLGSLLGPAPILGQSPGSLLDPIPRSLPSPIPGPGSLPAPNPGPGSLPAPNPGPGSLPAPIPIPGPGSLPAPISGPGSLPAPISGPGSLPAPIPGPGSCPAPISGPGSLPAPIPGPGSLPAPIPGPGSCPAPISGPGSLPAPIPGPGSLPAPIPGPGSLPAPIPGPGSLPAPIPGPGSCPAPISGPGWLPAPIPGPGSLPSPIPGPGSLPAPGLVWPQSPXTSRFSPDTPLLPDFTELLTPLDPLEGSSVSTMTSQCQEGDDSXNREGSGYQHQEDGSVNENYSGPRSLLDV; this comes from the exons GGCCGTCCCCTGAACCAAAACCCTCCGAGGAGACAGCGGCAGGAGCGCACGGTCTACACTCGCAGCCAGCAGGAAGAGCTGGAAGCTTGCTTTCGGGAAAAGCAGTACCTGACCTTTGACGAGCGACAGGAGCTGGCGCAGAAACTCAACCTCAGGGAGCACCAGCTGCAG GTGTGGTTCAAGAATCGGCGCGCCAAAGCAGCCCGGGAGCAGCTCAAGAAGCATCCCCAGAGCGGCCCAGCGCGAAGAGGCCGCAGAGCCGGCGCTGCGCCCCCAGTCCCTGCAACCGCTGCCTCTGCCCCTGGGGGTCCTGAGTTCCCGCAGGGCTGCGATTCCTGGATGTCCCCTCAGCCGGGCCCCTCGGGAATCCTCCCAGCAGCAAACTCCACGACCTACAGCCTCCACCAGGCCTGGGGTGGTCCTGAGCGTGGTGCACACGGTGGCTTCCTGGCTGCCCTGGGTCCAGGCCCTGGCGCGATCCCAGCCCCACTCCTTGGCCCAGTCTCAGCCCCAGATCAGATCCCAGACTGGATGCCAGGCCACAGCCCAGACCCAGCCCAGATCCCAGGCCCGGGTCCCATCTTTAGCTCTGGCCAGATGCCAAGCCTAGGCTCACTCCTAGGCCCAGCCCCCATTCTAGGCCAAAGCCCAGGATCACTCCTAGACCCAATCCCAAGATCACTTCCAAGCCCAATCCCAGGCCCAGGATCGCTCCCAGCCCCAAACCCAGGCCCAGGATCGCTCCCAGCCCCAAACCCAGGCCCAGGATCGCTCCCAGCCCCAATCCCAATCCCAGGCCCAGGATCCCTCCCAGCCCCAATCTCAGGCCCAGGATCGCTCCCAGCCCCAATCTCAGGCCCAGGATCGCTCCCAGCCCCAATCCCAGGCCCAGGATCATGCCCAGCCCCAATCTCAGGCCCAGGATCGCTCCCAGCCCCAATCCCAGGCCCAGGATCGCTCCCAGCCCCAATCCCAGGCCCAGGATCATGCCCAGCCCCAATCTCAGGCCCAGGATCGCTCCCAGCCCCAATCCCAGGCCCAGGATCGCTCCCAGCCCCAATCCCAGGCCCAGGATCGCTCCCAGCCCCAATCCCAGGCCCAGGATCGCTCCCAGCCCCAATCCCAGGCCCAGGATCATGCCCAGCCCCAATCTCAGGCCCAGGATGGCTCCCAGCCCCAATCCCAGGCCCAGGATCACTGCCAAGCCCAATCCCAGGACCAGGAtcactcccagccccaggcctTGTGTGGCCTCAGAGCCCCTAGACCTCCAGATTCTCGCCAGACACTCCATTATTGCCTGACTTCACGGAGCTGCTCACACCTCTAGACCCCTTGGAGGGATCCTCAGTCTCCACCATGACATCTCAATGCCAAGAAGGGGATGACTC GAACAGAGAAGGCTCAGGGTATCAGCATCAAGAGGATGGCTCTGTGAATGAAAACTACTCAGGCCCCAGGTCATTACTGGATGTATAG